In Ancylobacter polymorphus, one genomic interval encodes:
- the traI gene encoding acyl-homoserine-lactone synthase TraI has product MRALAIPADTHNDFADLVDSMHRLRARVFKDRLGWAVDVRDGRESDQFDGFSPTYIVALSSRSQIVGCARLLPATGPTMMDVLFPDLGASGVYKPNAFIIESSRFCVDTALDEGRAGGSLHDATLTMFAAIIEWAMVNGYREIVTGTDLRVERILNRAGWPMKRLGEPRRIGETTAVAGVLPADRRSFERVRPASYYSTFCPLLRAA; this is encoded by the coding sequence ATGCGGGCACTGGCTATTCCTGCCGATACGCATAATGACTTTGCTGATCTCGTCGATTCAATGCATCGACTTCGTGCCCGCGTCTTCAAGGATCGGTTGGGCTGGGCGGTCGACGTGCGGGACGGCCGCGAAAGTGACCAGTTCGACGGCTTCTCGCCGACTTATATCGTCGCGCTGTCCTCCAGGTCGCAGATCGTCGGCTGCGCCAGGCTGCTGCCGGCGACCGGCCCGACCATGATGGACGTGCTCTTCCCGGACCTCGGGGCCTCTGGCGTCTACAAGCCAAACGCCTTCATAATTGAGAGCTCCCGCTTTTGCGTCGACACGGCGCTCGACGAGGGAAGGGCAGGGGGATCGCTCCACGACGCCACGCTGACCATGTTCGCCGCGATCATCGAATGGGCGATGGTGAACGGCTATCGCGAAATCGTCACCGGCACCGACCTGCGCGTCGAACGCATCCTCAACCGCGCCGGCTGGCCGATGAAGCGGCTGGGCGAGCCGCGAAGGATTGGCGAGACGACGGCCGTCGCCGGCGTCCTGCCCGCCGACCGACGCAGCTTCGAGCGCGTCCGGCCCGCTTCCTATTACTCGACCTTCTGTCCGCTGCTGCGCGCAGCCTGA
- a CDS encoding tyrosine-type recombinase/integrase, with protein MTAGPIGEDNRIGGDSPSPLPAVSDTASSSALPAHLEKLADRARDYVDAASSANTRKAYGSDWRHFSGWCRRQGLEVIPPSPQVVGLYITACASGAATADRKPNSVATIERRLSALTWNYAQRGTPLDRKDRHIATVLAGIRNTHAAPPRQKEAVLPENVIAMLETLDRASLRGLRDRAMLLLGFAGGLRRSEVVGLDLHRDDTEDGGGWIEILKKGMIVTLRGKNGWREVEIGRGSSDATCPVAALETWLKLAKIGHGPLFRRVTGQGKNVGPDRLTDKQVARLVKRTALAAGIRGELTEGEREQKFAGHSLRAGLASSAEVDERYVQKQLGHASAEMTRRYQRRRDRFRVNLTKAAGL; from the coding sequence ATGACCGCAGGGCCGATCGGCGAAGACAACCGGATCGGAGGGGACTCCCCCTCCCCTCTCCCGGCTGTTTCGGACACAGCGTCATCCTCCGCGCTGCCGGCTCATCTCGAGAAGCTCGCCGACCGCGCCCGCGACTATGTCGATGCCGCGAGCTCGGCGAACACCCGCAAGGCCTACGGCTCCGATTGGCGGCACTTTTCGGGGTGGTGTCGGCGCCAGGGGCTCGAGGTGATCCCGCCCTCCCCTCAGGTCGTCGGCCTCTACATCACCGCCTGCGCCTCCGGCGCCGCCACGGCCGACCGCAAGCCGAATTCGGTGGCGACGATCGAAAGACGTCTGTCGGCGCTGACCTGGAACTATGCGCAGCGCGGCACCCCGCTCGATCGCAAGGATCGGCACATCGCCACGGTCCTGGCGGGCATCCGCAACACCCATGCCGCCCCGCCCCGCCAGAAGGAGGCGGTCCTGCCTGAAAACGTCATCGCCATGCTGGAGACGCTCGATCGCGCGTCGCTACGGGGGCTACGCGACCGCGCCATGCTGTTGCTGGGTTTCGCCGGTGGCCTGCGCCGATCCGAGGTCGTCGGCCTCGACCTCCATCGCGACGACACCGAGGATGGTGGCGGATGGATCGAGATTCTCAAGAAGGGCATGATCGTCACGCTGCGCGGCAAAAACGGCTGGCGTGAGGTCGAGATCGGGCGCGGCTCGTCGGACGCGACCTGCCCTGTCGCGGCGCTCGAAACCTGGCTGAAGCTGGCGAAGATCGGCCACGGCCCCCTGTTTCGGCGCGTGACCGGCCAAGGCAAGAACGTCGGCCCAGATCGTTTGACCGACAAGCAGGTGGCGCGGCTGGTCAAGCGGACCGCGCTCGCGGCCGGGATCAGGGGCGAGCTCACAGAGGGCGAGCGGGAGCAGAAATTCGCCGGCCATTCGCTACGCGCAGGCCTCGCCTCCTCGGCCGAGGTCGACGAGCGTTACGTCCAGAAGCAGCTCGGCCATGCCAGCGCGGAAATGACCCGCCGCTACCAACGCCGGCGCGACCGCTTCCGGGTGAACCTCACCAAGGCCGCGGGCCTCTGA
- the repC gene encoding plasmid replication protein RepC, with translation MTEYIATTPFGRRTMTLGQIASQVKARTAPKDAVVHKWQTFQHIREARDLVGATDRALAILNALLSFHQETALTGDSDFVVWPSNEQLMARANGMPPTTLRRHLGILVECGLIIRRDSPNGKRYARKGRGGQIEQAFGFDLSPIVARAAEFKDLAEAVQAEKRAFRVAKERLTLLRRDIVKMIDTGIEESVPGNWGRVQQSYQAVMNRLPRSAPRQIVESVCEELEALWRDIRDVLESFADSQNMDANESHSGRHIQNSNPDSLSESENGFREKKEAGGSAEENDKLRSLPRRDLPLGIVLDACSNLRELAQGGEIRHWRDFLAAAELARPMLGISPSAWREAREVLGEQQAGITLAAMYQRADQINSAGGYLRSLTERARAGKFSTWPMVMALLRAKLDASKPPAARPEAADEPSRPRQQGGSGGVLASSELRKLLEKRPKDPSRGWE, from the coding sequence ATGACGGAATACATTGCGACGACGCCCTTTGGGCGGCGAACGATGACACTTGGCCAGATTGCGAGCCAGGTGAAGGCACGCACGGCGCCGAAGGATGCCGTCGTCCATAAGTGGCAGACCTTCCAACATATCCGCGAGGCCCGTGACCTCGTCGGAGCAACGGATCGCGCGCTGGCGATCCTGAATGCCCTGTTGTCGTTCCATCAGGAGACGGCACTCACCGGCGATAGCGATTTCGTCGTCTGGCCGTCGAACGAGCAGCTGATGGCGCGCGCCAACGGCATGCCACCGACGACCCTTCGCCGGCATCTCGGCATTCTCGTCGAGTGTGGGCTGATCATTCGAAGGGATAGTCCGAACGGGAAGCGCTACGCCCGGAAGGGGCGGGGAGGTCAGATCGAACAGGCGTTCGGCTTCGATCTCTCGCCGATCGTCGCGCGCGCAGCCGAGTTCAAGGACCTGGCGGAAGCCGTGCAGGCCGAGAAGCGGGCCTTCCGCGTGGCAAAGGAGAGGCTGACGCTCCTGCGCCGGGATATCGTCAAGATGATCGACACCGGCATCGAGGAAAGCGTGCCGGGCAATTGGGGCAGGGTGCAGCAGAGCTATCAGGCGGTAATGAACCGTTTACCACGTTCGGCCCCACGGCAGATCGTGGAGAGCGTCTGCGAGGAGCTCGAGGCGCTCTGGCGGGACATCCGTGACGTACTGGAATCATTTGCAGATTCCCAGAATATGGACGCCAATGAGTCCCATTCTGGTCGCCACATACAGAATTCAAATCCAGACTCCCTCTCTGAATCTGAAAATGGCTTTCGAGAGAAGAAAGAAGCGGGCGGCAGCGCCGAGGAAAACGACAAGCTGCGGAGCTTGCCGAGGCGTGACCTGCCATTGGGGATCGTGCTGGACGCCTGCTCGAACCTGCGTGAGCTCGCCCAGGGCGGTGAAATCCGCCACTGGCGCGATTTTCTGGCCGCCGCGGAGCTTGCCCGGCCGATGCTGGGGATCAGCCCGAGCGCCTGGAGGGAGGCGCGCGAGGTACTTGGCGAGCAACAGGCCGGGATCACGCTGGCGGCGATGTATCAGCGCGCCGACCAGATCAACAGCGCCGGCGGCTACCTGCGCAGCCTGACGGAGCGGGCCCGGGCCGGCAAATTCTCCACCTGGCCGATGGTCATGGCGTTGCTGCGCGCGAAGCTCGATGCCTCGAAACCGCCTGCGGCACGGCCGGAAGCCGCCGACGAGCCCAGCAGACCGCGGCAACAGGGTGGTTCTGGCGGCGTCCTGGCGAGCTCCGAGCTCCGGAAGCTTTTGGAAAAGCGGCCGAAGGATCCAAGCCGTGGGTGGGAATGA
- the trbB gene encoding P-type conjugative transfer ATPase TrbB: MAQLRSHPRLVRKLQEALGDQLCIALDDATVVEIMLNPDGRLFIERLGHGVAPAGQMNAATAEIVIGSVAHALHSEADEDRPIVSGELPIGGHRFEGLLPPVVAAPAFTIRRRASRLIPLDDYVAAKIMTEHQACVIRNAITSRMNIVISGGTGSGKTTLANAVIAEVVESAPDDRILILEDTAEIQCAAENVVALHTSDAIDMGRLLKSTMRLRPDRIVVGEVRDGAALTLLKAWNTGHPGGVTTIHSNTAESALRRLEQLTAEASQQPMHEVIGEAVDLIVSIERTPKGRVVRDVLHVESFVNGHYRTESYSPKEERHVA; the protein is encoded by the coding sequence ATGGCCCAGCTTCGTTCACATCCGCGCCTGGTCCGCAAACTGCAGGAGGCGCTTGGCGATCAGCTCTGCATCGCCCTCGATGACGCCACCGTCGTCGAGATCATGCTCAATCCCGATGGTCGCCTCTTCATCGAGCGCCTCGGCCATGGCGTCGCGCCGGCCGGACAGATGAACGCTGCCACCGCTGAAATCGTGATCGGCAGCGTGGCCCACGCGCTGCATTCCGAAGCTGACGAGGATCGCCCGATCGTATCGGGCGAGCTGCCGATCGGCGGCCACCGCTTCGAGGGTCTCCTGCCGCCGGTGGTCGCGGCGCCGGCCTTCACCATTCGGCGTCGCGCCTCGCGGCTCATTCCGCTCGACGACTATGTCGCGGCGAAGATCATGACGGAGCATCAGGCCTGTGTGATCCGCAATGCGATCACCTCGCGGATGAACATCGTCATCTCCGGCGGCACCGGCTCGGGCAAGACCACGCTCGCCAATGCGGTCATTGCCGAGGTCGTCGAATCGGCGCCGGACGATCGCATCCTGATCCTGGAGGACACGGCGGAGATCCAGTGCGCGGCGGAGAATGTGGTCGCCCTGCACACCAGCGACGCGATCGACATGGGCCGGCTGCTGAAAAGCACCATGCGCTTGCGTCCCGATCGAATTGTCGTCGGCGAAGTTCGCGACGGCGCCGCGCTCACATTGCTGAAGGCCTGGAACACGGGCCATCCGGGCGGCGTGACGACGATCCATTCCAACACCGCGGAATCCGCGCTGCGGCGCCTCGAGCAGCTCACCGCCGAGGCCAGCCAGCAGCCGATGCACGAAGTCATCGGCGAGGCCGTCGACCTGATCGTCTCGATCGAACGCACGCCGAAGGGCCGCGTCGTCCGCGATGTCCTGCACGTCGAGAGCTTCGTCAATGGCCACTACCGCACCGAATCCTATTCGCCGAAGGAGGAACGCCATGTCGCGTGA
- the repB gene encoding plasmid partitioning protein RepB, which translates to MAKRPAGKSILANFGAFSQPEAEAPVPSGPKDPSTPPVQPVARVGAGVIGATQRSLTELREERDNLRALVEAGGGSELDPNLIDPSPFPDRLPDDNETPFEALKKLIQDEGQKVPIQVRRHPVSEGRYQVVYGHRRWRAASELGIKVKATILSLSDSELVVAQGIENAARQDLSWIERALFAWRMDGAGIKARDIRAALSIDDPELARMRSVCRAIPVDVIEAIGRAPKVGRPRWISLASALGEDPSALARVRETLSADKVSGQPSDERFKHALAALKKPASRTRTHVEIKAPSGQVVGKATFSMGDIKLAVATEYAPAFSDFVEEELPALLERFFAREGGG; encoded by the coding sequence ATGGCGAAACGTCCCGCAGGCAAGTCAATTCTCGCAAATTTTGGAGCCTTCTCCCAGCCGGAGGCGGAAGCTCCAGTTCCGTCTGGACCGAAGGATCCGTCGACGCCGCCGGTGCAACCGGTCGCGCGTGTCGGCGCGGGGGTAATTGGTGCAACACAGCGATCTTTGACGGAGCTGCGAGAAGAGCGCGACAATCTGCGTGCGCTTGTCGAGGCCGGTGGAGGCTCGGAACTCGATCCAAATTTGATCGATCCATCGCCGTTCCCGGACAGGCTACCCGATGACAACGAGACCCCGTTCGAGGCTCTGAAGAAGCTGATCCAGGACGAGGGCCAAAAGGTCCCGATTCAGGTTCGACGGCATCCTGTCTCCGAAGGCCGCTACCAGGTTGTCTACGGGCATCGCCGTTGGCGGGCGGCATCGGAGCTTGGCATCAAAGTCAAAGCGACGATTCTGTCATTGTCGGACAGCGAGCTTGTCGTGGCGCAGGGCATAGAGAATGCCGCGCGGCAAGACCTGAGCTGGATCGAGCGCGCGCTGTTCGCGTGGCGAATGGATGGGGCCGGCATCAAGGCACGGGATATCCGAGCGGCGTTGTCGATTGATGATCCTGAATTGGCGCGCATGAGATCCGTTTGCCGTGCGATTCCCGTGGACGTGATCGAGGCGATCGGCCGCGCGCCGAAGGTCGGCCGGCCACGATGGATCTCGCTGGCGTCGGCCCTTGGTGAAGACCCGTCGGCGCTGGCTCGGGTGCGCGAAACCTTGTCAGCTGACAAGGTTTCGGGACAGCCGTCGGATGAGAGGTTCAAGCACGCTCTCGCTGCGCTGAAGAAGCCTGCGAGCCGAACGCGGACTCATGTCGAGATCAAAGCCCCATCCGGACAGGTTGTCGGAAAGGCGACCTTCTCCATGGGCGATATCAAGCTTGCGGTCGCGACGGAGTATGCGCCGGCGTTCAGCGACTTCGTCGAGGAGGAGCTGCCGGCGCTTTTGGAGCGTTTTTTTGCCCGCGAGGGCGGAGGATGA
- a CDS encoding Mu transposase C-terminal domain-containing protein: MPCDQDKLAIDDSRWQVAVAREAVIRPLINAGQLSPIDVATACRILGLRRSRLYALIEQYRSAPVTSSLAAARPGPKKGARRLAVEVEAAIEEAIRDKYLTRQKASVSTLHDHIRHLCRERGLDIPSWKAVRARVEQIDRFKLVRQREGNKAARDRLRPVPEEYRADHALQIVQIDHTRVDLFVVDTIYRLPIQRPWLTLAIDVASRIVVGFYLSLEAPSSASVALAIHHAVMPKAEWLLARGIELDWPVSGLPDIIHVDNAREFRARALARGAAEYGISLLHRPVATPHYGGHIERLIGTMMGAVHMLPGTTFSSISERGDYDPERHAVMTIEELERWLTLEIVGRYHNEVHSSLQMPPNAAWREALDRRRAPFRHPHDDQQFFYDFLPFEERSIRRDGVHIFGLRYWDDVLSPWAGRLDRQLRVKYDPRDLSCVFVEGPDGAHWPIRYADLRRPRITLGEHRLAQAALRQRGVRLTDEQLIFDTVEAQRELLETSASITKSARRQVARRARSLNAADQGAAAEVVAPGTKDEPETLPVLAVEEWS, translated from the coding sequence GTGCCGTGCGACCAGGACAAGCTCGCGATCGATGATAGCCGGTGGCAGGTCGCGGTCGCCCGAGAGGCGGTCATCCGGCCACTGATCAACGCCGGGCAATTGTCGCCGATCGATGTCGCGACGGCGTGCCGTATCCTCGGATTACGCCGAAGCCGGCTGTACGCGCTGATCGAGCAGTACCGCAGCGCGCCGGTGACGAGTTCGCTGGCCGCGGCGCGACCTGGTCCAAAGAAAGGAGCCCGGCGCCTCGCCGTCGAGGTCGAGGCGGCCATCGAGGAGGCGATCCGCGACAAGTATCTCACCCGGCAAAAAGCGTCCGTCAGCACGCTTCATGACCACATCCGGCATCTTTGTCGTGAACGCGGGCTGGACATTCCGTCCTGGAAAGCCGTTCGAGCCCGTGTCGAGCAGATCGACCGCTTCAAGCTTGTCCGCCAGCGTGAAGGCAACAAGGCCGCCAGAGATCGGCTCAGACCGGTTCCGGAGGAATACCGTGCCGATCACGCACTCCAGATCGTCCAGATCGATCACACGCGCGTCGATCTCTTCGTGGTGGACACGATCTACCGCCTGCCGATCCAGCGGCCATGGCTGACGCTCGCGATCGACGTAGCAAGCCGCATCGTGGTGGGCTTTTATCTGAGCCTCGAGGCGCCGTCGTCGGCATCGGTCGCCCTGGCCATACATCATGCGGTGATGCCAAAGGCGGAGTGGCTCCTGGCGCGCGGCATCGAGCTCGATTGGCCTGTGTCGGGCCTGCCGGACATCATCCACGTCGACAATGCGCGCGAATTCCGCGCCCGGGCGCTGGCCCGTGGAGCTGCCGAGTACGGCATCTCGCTGCTCCACCGGCCTGTGGCGACCCCGCACTATGGCGGCCACATCGAGCGGCTGATCGGCACCATGATGGGAGCGGTCCATATGCTCCCCGGTACTACGTTCAGCTCCATTTCAGAGCGCGGCGACTACGATCCCGAGCGTCACGCGGTCATGACGATCGAGGAGCTCGAGCGCTGGCTGACGCTCGAAATCGTCGGCCGCTACCACAACGAGGTCCACAGCAGCCTGCAGATGCCTCCGAATGCCGCCTGGCGGGAGGCTCTCGATCGTCGCCGCGCGCCGTTCCGGCACCCGCATGATGATCAACAGTTCTTCTACGACTTCCTGCCGTTCGAGGAGCGCAGCATCCGTCGGGATGGCGTGCACATCTTCGGCCTGCGCTACTGGGATGACGTTCTGAGCCCTTGGGCAGGTCGGCTCGATCGACAGCTGCGGGTCAAGTATGATCCCCGTGACCTGTCCTGCGTGTTCGTCGAGGGTCCCGACGGCGCCCATTGGCCGATCCGGTATGCGGACCTGCGCCGGCCGCGTATCACGCTCGGCGAGCACCGGCTGGCCCAGGCGGCCTTGCGGCAGCGCGGTGTGCGGCTCACCGACGAGCAACTCATCTTCGACACGGTCGAGGCCCAGCGCGAGCTGCTGGAGACCTCGGCATCGATCACGAAATCCGCACGTCGTCAGGTCGCGCGGCGGGCGAGATCGCTCAACGCCGCAGATCAGGGCGCCGCGGCGGAGGTCGTCGCGCCCGGCACCAAGGACGAACCGGAGACTTTGCCCGTTCTGGCGGTCGAGGAATGGTCATGA
- the repA gene encoding plasmid partitioning protein RepA: MAVQAAISMQSEDPADKIVRHAGLLSEHLQARRQQMYPPDAQKSLRTFMIHEVSRLTSIPESTLKLMSNEGKGPVPARLENNHRVYTLAQINELRELFAAQRPAEALRFLPHRREGEHLQILAVANFKGGSAKTTTSAHLAHYLALHGYRVLAIDLDPQASLSAMFGAQPEMDVRQNETIYAALRYDKERRPISEIIRPTYFTGIDLIPGNIEVMEYEHETPRFLSQQRRDGDDSIFFERLRLALADVEDRYDVVILDTPPSLGFLTLGAIYAATGLLVTVHPAMLDVMSMSQFLLMMGDLISVIRDAGATMKQDFLRYVVTRHDPMDHSQVHVVSMLRHLFTEDVLTSTAIESAAIETAGLAKRTLYELESGNISATTAKRARESIDAVNDQILGLIKQSWGRS; encoded by the coding sequence ATGGCTGTGCAAGCCGCAATCAGCATGCAGAGCGAAGACCCAGCCGACAAGATCGTTCGGCACGCTGGCTTGCTCTCGGAGCACCTGCAGGCGCGGCGCCAGCAGATGTACCCGCCGGACGCACAGAAGAGCCTCAGAACCTTCATGATCCACGAGGTGTCTCGGCTGACGTCCATTCCGGAGTCGACCTTGAAGCTTATGTCGAACGAGGGAAAAGGTCCGGTCCCAGCCCGCCTCGAAAACAATCATCGCGTCTATACGCTGGCGCAGATCAACGAGCTTCGGGAGCTTTTTGCTGCCCAGCGGCCGGCGGAGGCCTTGAGATTCTTGCCGCATCGCCGCGAGGGCGAACACCTACAAATTCTGGCGGTCGCGAATTTCAAGGGTGGCAGCGCTAAGACGACAACGAGTGCGCATCTCGCGCACTACCTGGCGCTGCACGGCTATCGCGTCCTGGCGATTGATCTCGACCCCCAAGCATCGCTGTCCGCAATGTTCGGCGCGCAGCCGGAAATGGACGTTCGGCAAAACGAGACGATCTATGCGGCTCTGAGATACGACAAGGAGCGTCGGCCAATCTCTGAGATAATCAGGCCAACGTACTTCACCGGTATCGATCTGATCCCGGGGAATATCGAGGTCATGGAGTATGAGCATGAGACGCCCCGGTTCCTGTCGCAGCAGCGACGGGACGGCGATGACAGCATCTTTTTCGAGCGGTTGCGTCTCGCCTTGGCGGACGTTGAGGATCGGTATGACGTCGTCATTTTGGACACCCCCCCTTCCCTCGGCTTTCTGACGCTCGGCGCGATTTACGCCGCGACGGGTCTTCTCGTCACCGTCCATCCCGCGATGCTCGACGTCATGTCGATGAGCCAGTTCCTTCTCATGATGGGCGATCTGATTTCGGTTATTCGGGATGCCGGCGCGACGATGAAGCAGGACTTCCTGCGCTATGTCGTCACGAGGCACGATCCCATGGATCATTCACAGGTCCATGTTGTCTCGATGCTGCGCCATCTCTTCACCGAGGATGTGTTGACGTCGACGGCCATTGAGAGCGCGGCGATCGAAACCGCCGGCTTGGCAAAGCGCACGCTCTATGAACTTGAATCCGGCAATATCTCGGCAACGACCGCGAAGCGTGCCCGTGAGTCGATCGACGCCGTCAACGACCAGATCCTCGGTCTGATCAAGCAAAGCTGGGGGCGGAGCTGA
- a CDS encoding TrbC/VirB2 family protein yields MSRERLCKLALAALALALVLAEPAFASGGGSLPWEGPLQQIQQSITGPVAGFIALAAVAVAGGMLIFGGELNDFARRLMYVVLVAGILLGATQIVALFGASGASIGDVASSRLIERAGEGGRG; encoded by the coding sequence ATGTCGCGTGAACGTCTGTGCAAGCTTGCGCTCGCGGCACTGGCGCTCGCGCTGGTGCTTGCCGAGCCTGCCTTCGCCTCGGGCGGCGGCAGCCTGCCATGGGAAGGCCCGCTGCAGCAGATCCAGCAGTCGATCACCGGGCCGGTCGCCGGCTTCATCGCCTTGGCCGCGGTCGCCGTAGCCGGTGGCATGCTCATCTTCGGCGGCGAGCTCAACGATTTCGCGCGGCGCCTCATGTATGTCGTGCTGGTCGCAGGCATCCTTCTAGGAGCCACCCAGATCGTTGCGCTGTTCGGCGCGAGCGGTGCCTCGATCGGCGACGTCGCGTCCTCACGCTTGATCGAGCGGGCAGG
- a CDS encoding TniQ family protein, whose product MTVRRELPLAPRPEDDELLSSWQGRVACRYDLIHDDLSRWLGVLRDDRCVRFTERDFAPSAEMVQAWAAACRLSEKRMRALALSSRSRSRSWYVWGEGRVAGAFRRPVCLACLDDDAAAGRDHHIRRTWALVETVVCSRHHRVLDEACPHCLDSSGFRFVVHEAAARLACIRCGRIARTMPQERRGGSADLFAAVSTLVAAGIEDQSAVRDRMLHVARLLWKPPRPRTGRRTPFVADVVPDLRLTPTAQAGVDPGEPLATAPIGWRMVTLLGVAALLDLGNSSMRGRLALTLDQLVAWTEEPRPRPKERPVPMASSCAKTPGRSDADYLALARSILASEEWRAVQGQDPRTQRRILNTLSNKALARRPEADAPAPSAVRLAAKRGAAQGPAHSDTRAA is encoded by the coding sequence ATGACAGTGCGGCGCGAGCTCCCCCTCGCGCCGAGGCCGGAAGACGATGAGCTGCTATCATCCTGGCAAGGTCGCGTCGCGTGCCGCTATGACCTCATCCACGACGACCTTTCGAGGTGGCTTGGCGTCCTCCGGGACGACCGCTGTGTCAGGTTCACCGAGCGGGACTTCGCGCCCTCGGCCGAGATGGTGCAGGCTTGGGCGGCGGCGTGCCGGCTTTCGGAAAAGCGCATGCGGGCCCTCGCGCTCTCCTCGCGGTCACGGTCGCGCAGCTGGTATGTCTGGGGGGAGGGGAGAGTGGCCGGCGCTTTCCGGCGGCCGGTCTGTTTGGCCTGTCTTGATGACGATGCCGCCGCCGGCCGTGACCATCATATCCGCCGGACGTGGGCCTTGGTCGAGACCGTGGTCTGCAGCCGCCATCATCGCGTTCTCGACGAAGCGTGTCCTCACTGTCTCGACAGCTCCGGTTTTCGGTTCGTTGTTCATGAGGCGGCGGCCCGGCTCGCCTGTATCCGATGCGGCAGGATCGCCCGAACGATGCCCCAGGAGCGGCGCGGCGGTTCCGCGGACCTCTTTGCCGCCGTATCGACGCTGGTGGCGGCAGGGATCGAAGATCAGTCTGCGGTTCGGGATCGGATGCTCCATGTCGCCCGGTTACTGTGGAAGCCGCCGCGCCCCCGCACCGGGCGTCGCACACCGTTCGTGGCAGATGTCGTGCCGGATCTTCGTCTGACTCCGACGGCACAGGCAGGGGTCGATCCCGGCGAGCCGCTGGCAACGGCGCCGATCGGCTGGCGCATGGTGACGCTGCTGGGCGTCGCGGCGCTGCTGGACCTCGGCAACTCCTCGATGAGGGGGCGCCTGGCCCTCACACTGGACCAGTTGGTGGCCTGGACCGAGGAGCCGCGCCCGCGGCCCAAGGAGCGACCCGTGCCGATGGCTTCCTCGTGCGCGAAAACCCCAGGCCGATCGGATGCGGACTATCTGGCGCTCGCCCGGTCCATCCTGGCCAGTGAGGAATGGCGTGCTGTTCAGGGACAGGATCCGCGCACGCAGCGGCGAATTCTCAACACCCTGTCCAACAAGGCTCTGGCCCGGCGGCCTGAGGCCGATGCCCCGGCTCCGTCGGCAGTGCGGTTGGCAGCAAAGCGTGGCGCCGCCCAAGGACCGGCGCACAGCGACACCAGGGCAGCATAG
- a CDS encoding TniB family NTP-binding protein, which yields MTDYAHLLPAYRHQAALADAERIAWIRADRWLDLDQARAALSRLEDLLVYPPRDRMPCLLLYGDTGMGKTKIIRKFLRDHPACFDQGTGVTTMPVVAMQMPAEPIERDIYSELLTALGAPGPADGATHRQKEVCRRLLRSMGARMLIIDEIHAMLAGSFRQQRVFLNAIRFLANDLRIPLVCAGTDLARQALLTDPQLAERFEALHLRHWKNNARLAQLLASLATILPLRRPSNLAAPAIRTRVLDLTDGVTVRIFRLIETVAVEAIRSGAECITMDSFQTEELVLPLVTMTRKVEARLQPRAGR from the coding sequence ATGACCGACTACGCCCACCTCCTGCCGGCCTATCGCCACCAGGCCGCTCTGGCGGATGCGGAGCGGATCGCCTGGATCCGAGCGGATCGGTGGCTTGACCTCGATCAGGCACGGGCCGCGCTCAGCCGCCTCGAGGACCTTTTAGTCTATCCGCCCCGCGATCGCATGCCGTGCCTGCTGCTCTATGGCGACACCGGCATGGGCAAGACCAAGATCATCCGCAAGTTCCTGCGCGACCATCCCGCCTGTTTCGACCAGGGCACGGGCGTGACCACCATGCCGGTCGTCGCCATGCAGATGCCGGCCGAGCCGATCGAACGGGACATCTACAGTGAGCTGCTCACGGCGCTCGGGGCGCCCGGGCCTGCGGACGGGGCGACCCACCGGCAGAAGGAAGTCTGCCGCCGGCTGCTGCGCAGCATGGGCGCCCGCATGCTGATCATCGATGAGATCCACGCCATGCTCGCCGGCAGCTTCCGGCAACAGCGGGTCTTTCTGAACGCCATCCGGTTTCTGGCCAACGATCTCAGGATTCCTCTGGTTTGCGCGGGGACGGACCTCGCGCGCCAGGCGCTGTTGACCGATCCGCAGCTGGCAGAGCGGTTCGAAGCCCTCCACCTGCGGCACTGGAAGAATAACGCCCGCCTCGCGCAGTTGCTGGCGAGCCTGGCGACGATCCTGCCGCTGCGCCGGCCCTCGAACCTGGCGGCGCCGGCGATCCGTACCCGCGTGCTCGACCTCACCGATGGCGTCACGGTGCGGATCTTCCGCCTGATCGAGACGGTTGCGGTCGAGGCGATCCGCTCCGGCGCCGAATGTATCACCATGGACAGTTTCCAGACCGAGGAACTGGTGCTGCCGCTCGTCACGATGACGCGCAAGGTCGAGGCGCGCCTTCAGCCGCGGGCCGGCCGATGA